In Paenibacillus hexagrammi, the following are encoded in one genomic region:
- a CDS encoding extracellular solute-binding protein, giving the protein MLVSSFALAACSDGGKTEAPSSSSNAGSETPKAAADSKPAEITIMAPLNTSETPPDTIVKELEKLTNTKLTYQFFPADSYEEKLNTTFATGGLPAVTYLKNQATFIQMKSAIRDGQFWEIGPYLKDFPNLSKLKSTTLDNTKVDGKLYTLYRGVDIARQGMIYRKDWADKLGLKPPETTEDLYNMMKAFTEKDPDGNGKNDTIGLTDRNDLIYGAFKTVASWIGVPNNWGEKDGKLQPEFMFPEYIQAMDYFKKLRDEGIINKDFAATSKTDQKKLFTNGTAGIYVGAMTDVESLNKDLVKNVPTAVVDVHSMIAGPTGKYAAWALPGYANVMLFPKSAIKDEAELKKILAFFDKMMTPEVANLVYWGIKDVHYTLVDGQAKKLDKELVEREVKAFTDAAVGDEDTTGRYIGLSDVPAMTKAQKLKIDNLEYAVQDPTAPLESKTYLEKGVQLQEIIKDATYKYMYGNLDKAGFEKAIEDWKSRGGNKIIEEYNAAYKK; this is encoded by the coding sequence CTGCTCGTATCGAGCTTTGCGCTCGCCGCATGCTCGGATGGAGGCAAGACGGAAGCTCCGTCATCATCCTCGAACGCAGGCAGTGAAACGCCTAAAGCAGCGGCAGACAGCAAGCCTGCGGAAATTACCATCATGGCTCCATTAAATACATCAGAGACACCGCCGGATACCATTGTGAAGGAACTGGAAAAGCTGACGAACACCAAGCTAACCTATCAATTCTTTCCCGCGGACAGCTACGAGGAAAAGCTGAATACCACGTTTGCCACAGGCGGTCTGCCAGCCGTTACTTATTTGAAGAATCAGGCGACTTTTATCCAGATGAAGTCGGCGATTCGCGACGGTCAGTTTTGGGAGATTGGACCTTACTTGAAGGATTTCCCTAATCTTAGCAAGCTGAAATCTACGACACTCGACAACACGAAGGTGGACGGCAAGCTGTATACGCTGTACCGCGGCGTCGATATCGCCCGTCAAGGTATGATCTACCGCAAAGACTGGGCCGATAAGCTGGGACTTAAGCCGCCAGAAACGACAGAAGATTTATACAACATGATGAAGGCGTTTACAGAAAAGGATCCGGACGGCAACGGCAAGAATGATACGATCGGTTTAACGGATCGGAATGATTTGATTTACGGCGCGTTTAAAACGGTCGCTAGTTGGATCGGCGTGCCGAATAACTGGGGCGAGAAGGACGGCAAGCTGCAGCCGGAGTTTATGTTCCCTGAATATATCCAAGCGATGGATTATTTCAAGAAGCTCCGCGACGAGGGCATTATTAATAAAGACTTTGCAGCGACCAGTAAGACCGACCAGAAGAAGCTCTTCACCAACGGAACCGCAGGCATTTATGTCGGCGCGATGACGGATGTAGAGTCCTTGAATAAGGATTTGGTTAAAAATGTGCCAACTGCCGTTGTCGATGTTCACAGTATGATCGCCGGTCCCACGGGTAAATATGCAGCATGGGCCTTGCCTGGATATGCCAACGTGATGCTGTTCCCGAAATCCGCTATCAAGGATGAGGCGGAGCTGAAGAAAATTCTTGCATTCTTCGACAAAATGATGACGCCTGAAGTGGCAAACCTTGTTTATTGGGGCATTAAAGATGTGCATTACACACTAGTCGACGGTCAAGCGAAGAAGCTGGATAAGGAATTGGTGGAGCGCGAAGTGAAAGCGTTCACGGATGCGGCAGTTGGCGATGAGGATACGACAGGCCGCTACATTGGATTGTCCGATGTGCCTGCGATGACCAAAGCGCAGAAGCTTAAAATCGATAACCTGGAGTATGCCGTTCAGGATCCTACAGCTCCTCTGGAGTCCAAAACGTACTTGGAAAAAGGCGTTCAGCTGCAAGAAATTATCAAAGACGCCACTTATAAATACATGTACGGCAATCTTGATAAAGCTGGCTTTGAGAAGGCAATCGAGGATTGGAAGAGCCGCGGTGGAAACAAAATTATCGAGGAGTACAACGCTGCCTACAAAAAATAA
- a CDS encoding ABC transporter permease produces the protein MEEVSVRPKAVAATRSSELSRRLWRNKWIYVMLLPGVLYFLIFKYIPMYGLIISFQNYKPFKGVSGSEWVGFEHFQRLFTEPDFFNILSNTLILFVMNILFYFPIPILLALMLNEVRFGLFKKVFQTIVYLPHFMSWVIIVSISFVMLTMDGGIINQMISYFGWEKINFLLSPEWFRPTYIVQVIWREAGWGTIIYLAAISSIDPQLYEAARMDGAGRLRQMWHITLPAIRSVIVVLLILKIGDVLELGFEHVYLLLNSMNRNVAEIIDTYVYTAGLKQGQFSYSAAIGFFKSFIGLVLVMLANKMAKKMGEEGVY, from the coding sequence ATGGAAGAAGTAAGCGTTCGGCCAAAAGCAGTGGCTGCGACCCGAAGCAGTGAGCTAAGCAGACGCCTGTGGAGAAACAAGTGGATCTACGTCATGCTGCTGCCGGGAGTGCTGTATTTTCTCATATTCAAATATATTCCGATGTATGGCCTCATCATTTCATTTCAAAATTATAAGCCCTTTAAGGGCGTAAGCGGCAGTGAGTGGGTGGGATTTGAGCATTTTCAGCGTCTGTTCACCGAGCCGGACTTTTTCAATATCCTCAGCAACACGTTAATTTTATTTGTGATGAACATCCTTTTCTATTTTCCGATTCCGATACTATTGGCGCTTATGCTGAACGAAGTGAGATTCGGTTTGTTTAAAAAAGTATTCCAAACGATTGTCTATCTGCCGCACTTTATGTCCTGGGTCATTATCGTATCGATCAGCTTCGTTATGCTGACGATGGATGGCGGGATTATCAATCAGATGATTTCCTACTTCGGATGGGAAAAGATCAATTTCCTGCTGAGCCCGGAGTGGTTCAGACCAACGTATATTGTGCAGGTCATCTGGCGGGAAGCCGGCTGGGGCACGATCATTTATTTGGCGGCGATCTCCTCGATCGACCCGCAGCTGTATGAAGCAGCGCGCATGGATGGCGCGGGCAGGCTAAGACAGATGTGGCACATCACGCTGCCTGCAATTCGAAGCGTCATAGTCGTTCTCTTAATTTTGAAAATCGGCGATGTTCTCGAGCTTGGTTTCGAACACGTTTATTTGCTTCTGAACTCCATGAATCGAAACGTAGCGGAGATCATTGATACGTACGTATATACAGCCGGACTTAAGCAAGGACAATTCAGCTACAGTGCAGCAATCGGCTTTTTCAAATCGTTCATTGGACTTGTGCTTGTGATGCTTGCCAATAAAATGGCCAAGAAAATGGGCGAAGAGGGCGTATATTAA
- a CDS encoding carbohydrate ABC transporter permease, with translation MVEDKTLGGRLFAILNYTLLTVIGLITIIPFIHVVAGSFTTSAEMAAKTFVLIPTDWSLEAYKFIFSTSTIFKAMGVSIGVTLLGTVFSMFVTALMAYGLSRRDLDGRKPIMFLVVFTMLFSGGLIPTFLVVKELGLIDSYAALVLPSAVSAFNLIILKNFFQNIPEGLEESAKIDGASDFGILFRIVLPLSMPAIATISLFYAVTYWNTYLSAILYLNESAMWPIQVLLRQIVVLASGMDYSSTLDNVTPPPEQSVKMAVIVVATLPILLIYPFLQKHFAKGALLGSMKG, from the coding sequence ATGGTCGAGGACAAGACGCTGGGCGGCAGGCTGTTTGCTATCCTGAACTACACCTTACTTACTGTGATCGGCTTGATTACCATTATTCCGTTTATCCACGTAGTGGCGGGATCGTTTACGACAAGCGCGGAGATGGCCGCCAAGACGTTTGTACTGATTCCGACAGATTGGAGTCTGGAAGCCTACAAGTTTATTTTCTCAACAAGCACGATCTTTAAAGCCATGGGGGTATCCATTGGAGTGACGCTGCTTGGCACTGTGTTTAGTATGTTCGTTACGGCGCTGATGGCTTACGGACTGTCGCGTCGGGACCTTGACGGCAGGAAGCCGATCATGTTCCTCGTCGTGTTTACGATGCTGTTCAGCGGGGGGCTTATTCCGACATTCCTCGTCGTGAAAGAGCTCGGTCTGATCGATTCCTATGCGGCATTGGTGCTGCCAAGCGCGGTAAGTGCCTTCAACCTAATTATTTTGAAGAACTTCTTCCAAAACATACCGGAGGGCTTGGAGGAATCCGCTAAAATCGACGGTGCAAGTGACTTCGGCATTCTGTTCCGAATTGTTCTGCCACTCTCGATGCCGGCTATTGCCACCATCTCGCTGTTCTACGCGGTGACTTACTGGAACACCTATTTGAGCGCGATCTTATACCTCAATGAAAGTGCGATGTGGCCGATTCAAGTGCTGTTGCGCCAAATTGTCGTCCTCGCCAGCGGCATGGATTACAGCTCGACGCTCGATAACGTTACGCCGCCGCCGGAGCAATCCGTCAAGATGGCTGTCATTGTTGTGGCAACGCTGCCGATCCTGCTCATCTACCCGTTCCTGCAAAAGCATTTTGCCAAAGGTGCCTTGCTGGGCTCCATGAAGGGCTAA